Proteins from one Candidatus Nitrospira nitrosa genomic window:
- a CDS encoding patatin-like phospholipase family protein: MTDTQTSTDKLLPFCDLVMKGGIASGVVYPAAIAELSCHYRFQSIGGTSAGAIAAAVTAAAEYQRRQTGSLEGFGLLKDLPDELGSLVAPGKSKLLSLFQPQPDLSRLFSVLLASLNRGTTSSRILHIIFGLMKAYWPATMVATITGMASALGIVLLYCKAIDPI, translated from the coding sequence ATGACAGATACTCAGACCTCAACAGATAAACTCTTACCCTTCTGCGATCTCGTCATGAAGGGTGGGATTGCAAGCGGCGTAGTATATCCCGCGGCGATTGCAGAACTCTCCTGCCACTATCGCTTCCAAAGTATTGGGGGGACTTCCGCCGGTGCCATTGCGGCGGCAGTGACCGCCGCAGCGGAATACCAACGGCGACAGACCGGTTCACTGGAGGGCTTCGGACTCTTAAAAGATCTTCCCGATGAGCTTGGCAGTTTGGTTGCCCCAGGCAAGAGCAAACTGCTCAGTTTGTTTCAACCTCAGCCTGATCTGAGCCGGCTTTTTTCCGTGCTCTTAGCATCCTTAAACCGAGGAACGACATCTTCGCGAATCCTTCATATCATTTTCGGGCTTATGAAGGCGTATTGGCCGGCAACCATGGTCGCAACAATAACGGGGATGGCTTCTGCGCTGGGAATTGTCCTCCTCTACTGTAAAGCCATTGACCCCATCTAA
- a CDS encoding AbrB/MazE/SpoVT family DNA-binding domain-containing protein, which translates to MQMKFPVNACWLLLPIAVSLTTGCNSIPQNVALGAVIGTGVGAVIPGHDIEQVYYLGSFDPQEQVPPALYRVRVRGQASIISWMRFGSGWVPAELIDSLGSSVEIDKKDGKIVMTKAKSDELSKLTIGRRLMQFGPEGFREVPKDHRLVILMGSSPDKFFKAMDEALGAVTQAKIDQDSRALNGLLFEAITNVRAEKHLVEAQLEAAKDQFPKETGAQP; encoded by the coding sequence ATGCAGATGAAATTTCCTGTTAACGCTTGCTGGTTGTTATTGCCGATTGCCGTCAGCCTCACCACCGGATGTAACTCCATCCCACAAAACGTGGCGCTTGGAGCGGTGATTGGCACGGGGGTTGGGGCCGTCATCCCTGGTCATGATATTGAGCAGGTGTATTACCTTGGCTCGTTCGATCCTCAAGAACAAGTTCCACCGGCGCTGTATCGAGTCCGAGTACGGGGGCAAGCCAGTATCATCAGCTGGATGCGATTTGGCTCCGGCTGGGTGCCGGCCGAGTTGATCGACTCATTGGGAAGCTCGGTCGAGATCGACAAGAAGGATGGCAAGATCGTTATGACTAAGGCGAAATCCGATGAGCTGTCCAAGTTGACAATTGGACGCCGCCTGATGCAGTTCGGTCCAGAAGGATTTCGAGAAGTGCCGAAGGATCATCGGTTGGTTATTCTGATGGGCTCCAGCCCCGATAAGTTCTTTAAGGCGATGGATGAAGCGCTAGGAGCTGTGACTCAAGCCAAGATCGATCAGGATAGTCGCGCGCTGAATGGGTTGCTCTTTGAAGCGATCACGAACGTGCGAGCGGAAAAGCACCTGGTGGAGGCACAGCTGGAGGCGGCCAAGGATCAATTTCCGAAGGAAACAGGAGCGCAGCCATGA
- a CDS encoding di-heme-cytochrome C peroxidase — MRQFWIILGLCLILTGCTSTSCLTNLQLWPDPSGTHINLQQCWDKSDQIRFYTTNQGSQIAPYELIKYLEMPLSTDKFFARANFDRWRFLPLEKADRDQDSDIDKDVQDWPLGFVINTTSSGREAWHGNWLGVTCAACHTAQIEYQGKKMRIDGAPTMANLNQFLWDLQAALKATYEDGLKNGDKFKRYAKNFSGEWDKVLLERLGRVVTEGEMWHHRNDPPTPPGYARLDAVGLIFNQLIFMSGSEPVGISKNDAPVSFPFLWDTSHHNQTQWNGVAPDIPMVRNITQGIGAFAKYDPHAGAFQEPSTIPLSNQRTLQHLVHKLRSPAWPENILGAIDREKAERGRVVFEKKCASCHADQKREEPLKYLRVTMTPVKDLKTDGNMVANADHRELRGSDGRQEKIAVAAGPTVKDIVFSWSHVGEIFPFVGETLAAVWRWGLDFGRDETKLDRYKARPLDGIWATAPYLHNGSVPNLYQLLVSGERKPYYVGTRQFDPKHVGFIEDDKSGTWVDTGTSGNLNTGHDAFTYGGELDLEQEVWPLIEYMKTL, encoded by the coding sequence CGGATCCAAGTGGGACGCACATCAATCTTCAGCAATGTTGGGACAAGTCCGATCAAATCCGGTTCTACACCACCAATCAAGGGAGTCAAATCGCTCCCTATGAGTTGATCAAGTATCTAGAAATGCCGCTCTCGACCGATAAATTTTTTGCTCGAGCGAATTTTGATCGATGGCGGTTCTTGCCATTGGAAAAGGCAGATAGGGACCAGGATTCTGATATCGACAAGGATGTTCAAGACTGGCCCCTCGGATTCGTGATTAACACGACTTCATCGGGTAGGGAGGCCTGGCATGGTAACTGGCTTGGTGTAACTTGTGCGGCATGTCATACAGCCCAAATCGAGTATCAAGGAAAGAAAATGCGTATCGACGGTGCACCCACGATGGCCAATCTCAACCAATTTCTGTGGGATCTGCAAGCTGCGCTCAAGGCTACCTATGAAGACGGGCTGAAGAATGGGGACAAGTTCAAGCGGTACGCCAAGAACTTTTCAGGAGAGTGGGACAAGGTGCTGCTTGAGCGATTGGGTCGCGTCGTGACTGAAGGGGAGATGTGGCACCACCGGAACGACCCTCCAACTCCTCCAGGCTATGCGAGACTTGATGCCGTGGGGCTGATCTTCAATCAACTCATCTTCATGTCCGGTAGTGAGCCGGTCGGGATTTCCAAGAACGATGCCCCTGTGAGCTTTCCGTTTCTGTGGGACACGTCCCATCACAATCAAACCCAGTGGAACGGGGTGGCTCCGGACATTCCCATGGTGCGCAATATCACGCAGGGCATCGGCGCATTTGCCAAATATGATCCGCATGCCGGCGCGTTCCAGGAGCCGAGTACGATTCCGCTCAGCAATCAACGAACGTTACAACACCTTGTGCATAAGCTTCGATCTCCGGCATGGCCTGAGAATATCCTTGGGGCCATTGATCGTGAGAAAGCGGAACGTGGGCGGGTCGTCTTTGAGAAGAAATGCGCGAGTTGCCATGCCGATCAAAAGCGAGAAGAGCCACTCAAATACCTTCGGGTCACCATGACCCCGGTCAAAGACCTGAAAACGGACGGCAACATGGTAGCCAATGCCGATCACCGGGAATTGCGGGGTTCAGACGGCAGACAAGAGAAGATTGCCGTAGCCGCTGGTCCCACGGTCAAGGATATTGTGTTCAGTTGGAGCCATGTCGGAGAGATCTTTCCGTTTGTGGGAGAAACGCTTGCCGCCGTTTGGCGATGGGGATTGGATTTTGGGAGGGACGAGACGAAGCTGGATCGCTACAAGGCCCGCCCGCTCGATGGCATTTGGGCGACAGCTCCCTACCTACATAACGGCTCCGTTCCCAATCTCTATCAGCTCCTGGTTTCAGGAGAGCGAAAGCCGTATTACGTCGGAACGAGGCAGTTTGATCCGAAGCATGTCGGCTTCATAGAAGACGACAAGAGCGGAACCTGGGTGGATACAGGTACGTCAGGCAATTTGAATACGGGACATGATGCGTTCACCTATGGCGGTGAGCTTGATTTGGAACAAGAGGTTTGGCCCTTGATCGAGTATATGAAGACGTTGTGA